One genomic window of Verrucomicrobiia bacterium includes the following:
- a CDS encoding ankyrin repeat domain-containing protein — MKPYNAIAQGSFRAVLVAFALAASGVQVSASEVHLAIAEDRVDDAIKLMEADPKLIKDKDSQLNKPLHLAALRGATNVVFFLISKGADVNARNKFGQTPLHRTMINGNLAIAKALVAAGAEVNGRDSQGVTPIHLAAQRRHDEIVRLLLDHKGEYDAHDAFRRRPLHMSIMGSSAEAMAALIKAGADYKFVDNFGNNYLHLAAGGGSPDIVRQLLELKLDVNSLNKDKFTPGHFAAQNGHKETLEALDKSGADFSLRTSSGATPIDLVRRVRPPFRMSKHDDVQQFLESWLSRPTNATKTASSPASPGQ; from the coding sequence ATGAAGCCCTATAACGCCATCGCGCAAGGCAGCTTTCGGGCAGTTTTAGTTGCTTTTGCGCTCGCTGCTTCTGGGGTTCAGGTGTCCGCCAGTGAAGTCCACCTCGCCATCGCCGAAGATCGCGTTGATGACGCCATCAAGCTGATGGAAGCGGATCCGAAGCTTATAAAGGACAAGGATTCTCAACTGAACAAGCCGCTGCATCTTGCCGCTTTGAGAGGGGCCACCAATGTCGTCTTTTTTTTGATCTCCAAGGGCGCTGATGTAAACGCCCGTAACAAGTTCGGACAGACTCCGCTGCATCGGACTATGATCAATGGCAATCTCGCGATCGCCAAGGCACTGGTGGCTGCTGGGGCGGAGGTCAATGGCCGGGACAGCCAGGGCGTCACACCGATTCATCTGGCGGCTCAACGTCGGCACGACGAAATCGTCCGGCTGCTGCTCGATCACAAAGGCGAGTATGATGCCCATGATGCTTTCCGTCGTCGTCCGTTACATATGAGCATCATGGGTTCGAGCGCCGAGGCGATGGCAGCATTGATAAAAGCCGGGGCGGACTACAAGTTTGTGGATAATTTCGGAAACAACTACCTTCATCTCGCTGCAGGCGGTGGCAGCCCGGATATTGTAAGACAACTCCTTGAATTGAAGCTCGACGTCAATTCGCTCAATAAGGACAAATTCACCCCGGGCCACTTCGCCGCCCAAAACGGCCACAAGGAAACCTTGGAAGCACTTGATAAATCGGGGGCTGATTTTAGCCTTAGAACTTCAAGCGGAGCCACCCCTATAGACTTGGTCCGCCGCGTACGGCCTCCTTTTCGCATGAGCAAGCACGACGATGTCCAGCAATTTTTGGAGTCCTGGCTCAGCCGTCCCACCAACGCTACTAAAACAGCCTCCTCGCCAGCCAGCCCCGGACAATGA
- a CDS encoding peptidoglycan recognition family protein, with protein MLKARETSDNPLPVHSHEGKVSLQHNRRNFLRALIFGGFTVATTIPFSAGAKTTKKQPVYLYTKNVRSATSALNISSTRWRWIVVHHSAIKYGNATIYDRAHRERGMENGLAYHFVIGNGVDSGDGEIEIGPRWRKQLNGGHVHREDMNAVGIGICMVGNFEATKPTTKQVAALSELINYLKGATWGRKLKFTIHKEVEPGRTVCPGKNFPLVKMQMMYGKNKVPKIA; from the coding sequence ATGCTTAAGGCACGAGAAACCAGCGATAATCCCCTGCCCGTCCATTCGCATGAAGGCAAAGTTAGTCTTCAGCACAATCGCAGAAATTTTCTGCGCGCATTGATCTTTGGCGGATTCACAGTCGCAACCACTATTCCATTTTCGGCCGGGGCGAAAACAACCAAAAAACAACCGGTTTACCTCTACACGAAGAATGTCCGATCTGCCACCTCTGCCCTCAATATCTCATCCACCCGCTGGCGCTGGATCGTGGTTCATCATAGCGCAATCAAATACGGAAATGCGACCATCTACGACAGGGCCCATCGCGAACGCGGAATGGAAAACGGCCTCGCGTACCACTTCGTCATCGGCAATGGTGTGGATTCCGGCGATGGCGAGATCGAGATCGGGCCACGCTGGAGAAAACAACTGAACGGCGGCCATGTGCATCGCGAGGATATGAACGCGGTAGGCATCGGCATCTGCATGGTGGGAAACTTCGAAGCAACCAAGCCTACCACAAAGCAAGTCGCCGCGCTGAGTGAGTTGATCAACTACCTGAAAGGCGCAACCTGGGGCAGAAAGCTGAAATTCACCATCCACAAGGAAGTGGAGCCCGGAAGAACGGTTTGCCCGGGGAAGAATTTCCCGCTGGTAAAGATGCAGATGATGTATGGGAAGAACAAGGTGCCCAAGATAGCCTAG
- a CDS encoding GxxExxY protein — MDIDRNPDGRPEPLYKAETHAIIGFSFAILNEIGHGLNEKLYENALTVEFRLNNIPYDQQRNFKVTYKNHEIGKFIPDLIAYDKIIVDTKVIDRITDHERGQMLNYLRITKLRVGLLLNFKHARLEYERLQL; from the coding sequence ATGGACATAGATAGAAATCCTGACGGACGTCCAGAACCGCTCTACAAAGCGGAAACGCACGCCATTATCGGATTCTCCTTTGCCATCTTGAACGAGATCGGTCATGGCCTGAACGAGAAGCTGTATGAGAACGCCCTGACCGTGGAATTCCGCTTGAACAACATTCCCTACGATCAGCAGCGCAATTTCAAGGTAACCTACAAGAATCACGAAATCGGCAAATTCATCCCCGACCTGATCGCCTATGATAAAATCATCGTGGACACCAAAGTCATCGACCGCATTACCGACCATGAGCGCGGCCAGATGCTCAACTACCTGCGCATAACCAAACTCCGCGTCGGCCTCCTCCTAAATTTCAAGCACGCCCGCCTCGAATACGAACGACTACAGCTTTGA
- the lepB gene encoding signal peptidase I, protein MLLLRWFTSKTVRHAVDMHKHVRKLLRAQCDLLSSEAIGNITKANSELKLAVDSAASSEVLLQKMKDLEDVANSNLKPYSDASMRENVEVFLVAIAVAVAIRTFVLQPFKIPTGSMQPTLYGITHENLVTAENPNPVVPGFFQRWKEKVFEGASYYEIKAEVDGAFTGDVSLKKIFPLVKRLEYGLGSATFFMPPDDLPNRLRFEFGRQYKKGDTIALAKIKSGDHLFVDRLTYNFCRPQRGDIFVFATKGIQGLQQDLFYIKRLTGMPNEKIQIGANQHLVVDGRQLTASDRGFENVYSFSPYKVELDNNQYQGHVNYVTAKKYPTPQGYPRSLASIFQDETVTFPIRPKHYMAMGDNTLNSLDSRDWGDLPQENVIGRSYFVYWPLTSRFGWKTK, encoded by the coding sequence ATGTTGCTGCTACGCTGGTTCACTTCCAAAACGGTCCGCCACGCTGTGGACATGCACAAGCATGTCCGCAAACTCTTGCGGGCTCAGTGCGACCTGCTCTCTTCCGAGGCCATCGGCAACATCACGAAAGCCAATTCAGAGTTGAAGTTGGCGGTGGATTCCGCCGCCAGCTCCGAAGTGCTCCTTCAAAAAATGAAGGATCTCGAGGATGTGGCCAATAGCAACCTCAAGCCGTATTCAGACGCTTCCATGCGCGAAAACGTCGAGGTCTTCCTCGTCGCCATCGCCGTAGCCGTGGCCATCCGGACATTCGTCCTGCAGCCGTTCAAGATTCCTACCGGCTCCATGCAGCCGACCTTGTATGGCATCACACACGAGAACTTGGTCACTGCGGAGAATCCAAACCCTGTCGTTCCCGGCTTTTTCCAGCGCTGGAAGGAAAAGGTTTTTGAAGGGGCCAGTTATTATGAGATCAAGGCTGAGGTGGACGGAGCCTTCACCGGTGATGTCTCGCTGAAAAAGATTTTCCCGCTCGTTAAACGCTTGGAGTATGGCTTGGGTTCAGCGACCTTTTTCATGCCTCCAGATGATCTTCCGAACCGTTTGCGCTTCGAATTCGGACGCCAGTATAAGAAAGGCGACACGATTGCTTTGGCTAAAATCAAAAGCGGCGACCATCTTTTCGTGGACCGCCTGACCTATAATTTCTGCCGACCGCAACGCGGCGACATCTTCGTGTTCGCCACCAAAGGCATCCAAGGCCTCCAGCAGGATCTGTTTTACATCAAGAGACTGACGGGGATGCCCAATGAAAAGATTCAAATCGGAGCGAACCAGCATCTGGTCGTAGACGGCAGGCAGTTGACCGCCTCAGACCGGGGATTTGAGAACGTCTACAGTTTCAGCCCTTACAAGGTCGAACTGGATAACAACCAATATCAAGGCCACGTGAACTACGTGACCGCCAAGAAGTATCCGACCCCGCAAGGATACCCGCGCTCGTTGGCTTCGATATTTCAGGACGAAACCGTCACATTTCCCATCCGCCCAAAACATTACATGGCCATGGGTGACAACACGCTGAACAGTCTGGATTCCCGAGACTGGGGCGATTTACCACAAGAAAACGTCATCGGCCGCTCATATTTCGTCTATTGGCCATTAACCAGCCGGTTCGGCTGGAAGACCAAGTAA
- the lepA gene encoding translation elongation factor 4, producing the protein MDSAHIRNFSIIAHIDHGKTTLSDRLLHSTGTVATRDMSDQMLDAMDLEKERGITIKAHPVTMLYKAKNGETYELNLIDTPGHVDFAYEVSRSLSACEGALLVIDAAQGVEAQTVANYHLAAKQNLTIIPVINKIDLGHANVPQALQQLEDVLAVPSEWAIPCSAKQGIGIIDILEAIVERVPPPKPTGEKSLQALAFDSYYDTYKGVVTHVRVFNGELKPGMMVKLLHSGQNFEVKEVGSFNPKPYIREKLEAGETGYMTANIKSAADVKMGDTITDARNPSGELPGFKEIHPMVFSGIYPINTADYEALKTSMAKLKLNDSAFVYATETSVALGFGFRCGFLGLLHLEIVQERLRREYDMDIIATYPSVVYKVYMTDGTMKEVDNPSFMPDVTYIAKIEEPMVKAFVICPNENIGDMMALISEKRGGVDHTETLDSKRVMMTSLIPLNEILIDFHDRIKSITRGFGSMDYEPDEYMESDMVKLDMLVNSEPMDAFSCIVHRSKAEGRGRTLAEKLKEVIPRQQFQIKIQAAIGGKIVASEAISAFRKDVTAKCYGGDISRKRKLLEKQKEGKKRMKSIGNVNIPQEAFIEVLKS; encoded by the coding sequence ATGGATTCAGCGCACATACGTAATTTTAGCATCATTGCTCACATCGACCACGGCAAGACTACCTTGTCGGACCGCTTGCTGCATAGCACTGGCACCGTCGCCACACGCGACATGTCGGACCAGATGCTCGACGCGATGGATTTGGAAAAGGAACGCGGTATCACCATCAAGGCGCATCCGGTCACGATGCTTTACAAGGCCAAGAATGGTGAGACGTATGAGCTCAACCTCATCGACACTCCAGGCCATGTTGATTTCGCCTATGAAGTCTCCCGCAGCTTGAGCGCGTGTGAAGGTGCCTTGCTCGTGATCGATGCCGCCCAAGGCGTCGAAGCGCAGACGGTGGCCAATTACCACCTCGCTGCGAAACAGAATCTCACGATCATTCCCGTCATCAACAAGATCGACCTCGGCCATGCGAACGTGCCACAAGCATTGCAGCAGTTGGAAGACGTGCTTGCCGTGCCGAGTGAATGGGCCATCCCATGCAGTGCCAAGCAAGGCATCGGTATCATCGATATTTTGGAAGCGATCGTTGAACGCGTTCCGCCACCGAAACCGACTGGCGAGAAAAGCCTGCAAGCGCTCGCGTTCGATTCGTACTACGATACCTACAAAGGCGTTGTGACTCATGTGCGCGTCTTCAATGGTGAGTTGAAGCCCGGCATGATGGTGAAGCTCCTGCACTCCGGCCAAAACTTCGAAGTGAAGGAAGTCGGCAGCTTCAATCCGAAGCCTTACATCCGCGAGAAATTGGAAGCTGGCGAAACCGGTTACATGACCGCGAATATCAAGAGCGCGGCTGATGTGAAGATGGGCGATACCATCACGGACGCCCGCAATCCATCCGGTGAACTGCCCGGTTTCAAAGAGATTCATCCGATGGTGTTCAGCGGCATCTATCCGATCAATACGGCGGATTACGAAGCGCTGAAAACTTCGATGGCAAAATTGAAACTGAACGACTCCGCGTTCGTGTATGCCACCGAAACCTCTGTGGCTCTCGGCTTCGGTTTCCGTTGCGGCTTCCTCGGCTTGCTCCATTTGGAAATCGTGCAGGAACGTCTGCGTCGTGAATACGACATGGACATCATCGCTACGTATCCCAGCGTGGTTTACAAAGTTTACATGACCGACGGCACGATGAAGGAAGTCGACAATCCATCCTTCATGCCGGACGTGACCTACATCGCGAAGATCGAAGAACCGATGGTGAAAGCGTTCGTCATCTGCCCGAACGAAAACATCGGTGACATGATGGCGCTCATCTCTGAAAAACGCGGCGGTGTGGATCACACGGAAACGTTGGATTCCAAGCGCGTGATGATGACCAGCCTCATCCCGTTGAACGAGATCCTCATCGACTTCCACGACCGCATCAAGAGCATCACCCGCGGTTTCGGCTCCATGGATTACGAGCCGGATGAATACATGGAGAGCGACATGGTGAAGCTGGACATGCTCGTGAACAGCGAGCCAATGGATGCGTTCTCATGCATCGTGCATCGTTCCAAAGCCGAAGGGCGTGGTCGCACATTGGCGGAGAAATTGAAGGAAGTCATCCCGCGCCAGCAGTTCCAGATCAAGATTCAGGCGGCCATCGGCGGCAAGATCGTTGCCTCCGAAGCCATCAGCGCCTTCCGCAAAGACGTGACCGCGAAGTGCTACGGCGGTGATATCAGCCGTAAGCGCAAGCTGCTCGAGAAGCAGAAGGAAGGTAAGAAGCGCATGAAGTCCATCGGCAACGTGAACATCCCGCAAGAGGCGTTCATCGAAGTGCTCAAGTCTTAA
- a CDS encoding helix-turn-helix transcriptional regulator, translating into MAAFVLHARISTKATKLLQHFCGISHNSEYMGGLYHYSFKMGRRPKNPRRDPLGAWLHYLRKQAGLSQEEAQAKLSARLGEEISTSAFSIWERKGNLGGRDIIPALAETLGVTIEQLLRVRRTKDGKYIPVVPTAEEEQRLHIIGERKKWDWTPPETMPKGIEAQGSYKKHHFDGADGKPLPEKPVKRKKPKTGDKPQDEQGTNPTS; encoded by the coding sequence TTGGCTGCTTTCGTTTTGCACGCCAGAATTTCTACTAAAGCCACAAAATTGTTGCAACACTTTTGTGGCATTAGTCACAATAGTGAATATATGGGCGGCTTATACCACTATTCTTTTAAGATGGGTCGCAGACCGAAAAACCCGCGCCGAGACCCCCTCGGCGCATGGCTCCATTATTTACGTAAACAGGCCGGACTGTCGCAGGAAGAAGCGCAGGCAAAACTATCAGCGCGCCTCGGTGAAGAGATTTCAACATCCGCTTTTTCAATTTGGGAACGCAAAGGCAACCTTGGAGGCAGGGACATCATCCCCGCCCTTGCCGAGACGCTTGGCGTGACCATAGAGCAGCTTTTGCGGGTCCGACGCACCAAGGACGGGAAATACATCCCGGTTGTGCCCACAGCCGAAGAGGAACAACGACTTCACATCATAGGCGAGCGGAAGAAATGGGATTGGACACCACCTGAGACAATGCCCAAGGGCATAGAGGCCCAAGGCAGCTACAAAAAACACCACTTCGACGGAGCCGACGGCAAGCCCTTGCCAGAAAAACCGGTCAAGCGCAAAAAGCCAAAAACCGGTGATAAACCCCAAGATGAGCAGGGGACCAACCCAACCAGTTAG
- the rnk gene encoding nucleoside diphosphate kinase regulator, producing the protein MKLIVSERDARRLKLLIQARKQGRNGVSAENLHRLELELERARIVPDDEVPEDVVTMDSTVELEDIQSGELMTYTLVFPERTDITLGLVSVLAPLGTAMLGYREGDEFRWPVPGGMLSLKICRVKRQQTAQIWRPDTPQPRKDDHVEHA; encoded by the coding sequence ATGAAATTGATCGTATCGGAGCGGGATGCACGGCGGCTGAAGCTGCTGATCCAAGCCCGCAAACAGGGAAGAAATGGAGTCTCGGCTGAGAATTTGCATCGGCTGGAGCTTGAGTTGGAACGGGCACGCATTGTGCCCGATGACGAGGTGCCGGAAGATGTTGTAACCATGGATTCCACCGTGGAACTGGAGGATATCCAGAGTGGGGAATTGATGACTTACACGCTGGTGTTCCCCGAACGGACGGACATCACGCTCGGTCTGGTTTCAGTGCTGGCCCCGTTGGGTACGGCGATGCTGGGTTATCGCGAAGGCGATGAATTCCGATGGCCGGTGCCGGGAGGGATGCTGTCCTTGAAGATATGCCGCGTGAAACGGCAACAAACAGCGCAAATATGGCGCCCAGACACTCCTCAACCACGAAAGGATGATCATGTTGAACACGCTTAA
- a CDS encoding FAD-dependent oxidoreductase: MRFLLGLFLALTLSAQAAENVPILVYGSTPAGIAAAIGAAKDGENVLLIEPTPRIGGLLTHGLSHTDFHVLEGITGTYLDFCKRVEAYYRQTYGENSQQVKDSFRGAHGEPKVNLMILEQMINEQPRIKVKKSWVLASVEMDKPGEGRSIETTTFTDAQGKRHECKAKVFIDASYEGDLMAAAKVNYHVGREGKDVYRETLAPEKSDGQLQGYNFRFCMTQNPTNRVLPKMPKGYKREQFAGVLELFANGKLKKIFGYNEANIYKAHIPPLPNGKHDINDQSRGLVRLSLPGDQLGWPEGDAKVRQGIYEYHLLWNLGLLYFFQNDPAVPKHLREEALTWGLCKDEFVETDNIPGQIYVREARRMIGVHVYTQNDTQHAPGDARGILHTNAIALGEYTHNCHGTLHEGSHFGGKHTGEFYQATPPYQIPYGVLLPKDVKNLLVPGAVSSSHVGFCALRLEPIWTSLGQASGHAAAQAVRAKTDVRSVNVPKLQKRLHEVGSGTIYTTDVPPVHPDFAMVQWWGTAGGLHGLAPMPDKPGARGKKIISQYHENYPGHEVGLDKVLDPELAARWMKLATGLGIKVDAIKADGKMTRGEWLRTIYKKSSAQ; this comes from the coding sequence ATGCGTTTCCTCCTTGGATTGTTTCTGGCACTGACCTTGTCTGCCCAAGCAGCGGAGAATGTTCCGATCTTGGTGTATGGAAGCACACCCGCAGGCATAGCGGCTGCAATCGGTGCGGCGAAGGATGGTGAGAATGTTCTACTGATAGAACCGACACCCCGCATCGGTGGGTTGCTGACACATGGGTTGTCCCATACGGATTTTCATGTGCTTGAGGGCATCACGGGCACCTATCTCGATTTCTGCAAACGCGTCGAAGCGTATTACCGCCAGACTTATGGCGAGAATTCGCAGCAGGTGAAGGATTCGTTTCGCGGGGCGCACGGCGAACCGAAGGTGAACCTGATGATCCTTGAGCAGATGATCAATGAGCAGCCTCGCATCAAGGTGAAGAAATCGTGGGTGCTTGCTTCAGTGGAAATGGATAAACCGGGTGAAGGACGCAGTATCGAAACAACCACTTTCACCGATGCTCAAGGCAAGCGGCACGAATGCAAAGCCAAGGTGTTCATCGATGCCTCCTATGAGGGTGATCTCATGGCTGCAGCGAAGGTGAACTATCATGTCGGACGGGAAGGCAAAGATGTTTATCGTGAAACATTGGCTCCAGAAAAGAGCGATGGACAATTGCAGGGCTACAATTTCCGCTTTTGCATGACGCAGAATCCGACGAACCGGGTGCTGCCCAAGATGCCAAAGGGATACAAGCGTGAGCAGTTCGCGGGTGTGTTGGAGTTGTTCGCTAACGGCAAGCTGAAAAAGATCTTCGGGTATAACGAAGCGAACATCTACAAAGCGCACATCCCTCCGCTGCCGAATGGCAAGCACGACATCAATGATCAGTCACGTGGATTGGTGCGCCTGTCATTACCGGGCGACCAGCTTGGCTGGCCGGAAGGCGATGCCAAGGTGCGTCAGGGGATCTACGAGTATCATCTGCTGTGGAATTTGGGGCTGCTGTATTTTTTCCAGAATGACCCGGCGGTGCCCAAGCATCTACGCGAGGAAGCGTTGACTTGGGGTTTGTGCAAAGATGAATTTGTGGAGACGGACAACATTCCGGGACAAATTTACGTGCGTGAGGCGCGCCGTATGATCGGGGTGCATGTCTATACGCAGAACGACACGCAGCATGCGCCCGGTGATGCACGCGGCATCCTGCATACAAATGCCATCGCATTGGGTGAATACACGCACAACTGCCACGGCACCTTGCATGAAGGCTCGCACTTTGGCGGCAAGCACACGGGCGAGTTCTATCAGGCCACGCCGCCTTATCAGATCCCGTATGGCGTTCTATTGCCGAAGGATGTGAAGAACCTGCTGGTGCCGGGGGCGGTGAGTTCTTCGCATGTCGGTTTTTGTGCGCTGCGTTTGGAACCTATCTGGACTTCGCTTGGCCAGGCATCGGGACATGCAGCGGCACAAGCCGTGAGAGCAAAGACCGACGTGCGGAGCGTGAATGTGCCGAAACTGCAAAAGCGTCTGCATGAAGTCGGTTCCGGCACCATCTACACCACTGATGTGCCGCCGGTACATCCTGATTTCGCCATGGTGCAATGGTGGGGCACAGCGGGTGGGCTGCATGGACTCGCGCCGATGCCAGACAAACCGGGTGCGCGCGGTAAGAAGATCATCAGCCAATATCACGAGAATTATCCGGGCCACGAGGTGGGACTGGATAAAGTTCTCGATCCAGAACTCGCTGCGCGTTGGATGAAGCTGGCGACGGGCTTGGGGATCAAAGTGGATGCGATCAAAGCGGACGGCAAGATGACGCGTGGCGAGTGGTTGCGGACGATTTATAAAAAATCATCGGCTCAGTAA
- a CDS encoding FKBP-type peptidyl-prolyl cis-trans isomerase codes for MKHVTAAILAVSLAAAAVNAADPTLKDTKDKLGYGIGLDMGKTFKKQGLEVNPDALMKGFKDGLSGAAPKISEEELKAVFMQVQQEMAKKQQEEATKASAKNQTEGKAFLEANKKKPGVVTTGSGLQYKVITAGTGPKPKADSLVKTHYKGTLIDGTEFDSSYKRNEPAEFEVGQVIKGWTEALQLMPVGSKWQLVIPSELAYGERGAGGTIPPNATLVFEVELLSISK; via the coding sequence ATGAAACACGTTACTGCGGCGATCCTCGCCGTCTCCCTCGCCGCCGCGGCGGTCAATGCAGCGGACCCTACCCTAAAAGACACTAAGGACAAGCTGGGCTACGGCATCGGTTTGGACATGGGCAAGACATTCAAGAAGCAAGGTCTCGAGGTCAACCCGGATGCTTTGATGAAGGGATTCAAGGACGGGCTTTCCGGAGCTGCACCCAAGATTTCCGAGGAAGAACTGAAAGCGGTGTTCATGCAAGTGCAGCAGGAGATGGCCAAGAAGCAGCAAGAAGAGGCGACGAAGGCATCAGCCAAGAACCAAACAGAAGGAAAGGCATTTCTGGAAGCAAACAAGAAGAAACCGGGCGTGGTGACGACTGGCAGCGGCCTCCAATACAAGGTGATCACAGCGGGTACCGGACCGAAGCCCAAGGCTGATAGTCTGGTGAAGACGCACTACAAGGGCACGTTGATTGACGGCACGGAATTCGACAGCTCCTATAAGCGCAATGAACCGGCAGAATTTGAAGTCGGCCAGGTGATCAAAGGCTGGACGGAAGCTTTGCAACTCATGCCGGTGGGCTCCAAGTGGCAACTCGTGATCCCTTCGGAACTCGCTTATGGCGAGCGTGGCGCAGGCGGCACAATCCCGCCGAATGCAACATTGGTCTTCGAAGTGGAACTCCTCTCCATCTCAAAGTAA
- a CDS encoding threonine--tRNA ligase, translated as MQDERKTLDERNKMSDLERLRHSCAHVLATAILRLWPDAQFAYGPPVENGFYYDVLLTHRITPEDFPAIEAEMKKETKANNVFQKIVVTREQAIKDAQSGRLGALTERGTVSTFKLDLLNSIPEGEAISYYQNGDFIDLCAGPHVMRTGNIGAFKLTNVASAYYKGDEKNPQLQRIYGTAFKNKTEMEAYFNMIEEAKKRDHRKIGQEMGLFSMDPDFTGPGLPLWLPKGTAIVEELEKLAKETEFAAGYVRVKTPHLAREKMYKTSGHLPYYAESMFPPMVMDEFSSKRRELEAKKNEAGKAVYGWAGSQITDAMAKEGEPNALMDQIIAEHQHMNKLPDNVSSSLNDLRSSNRALRELPLAETYYLKAMNCPHHHRVFAAEPKSYRDLPLRLAEYGTCYRFEQSGELFGLMRVRSMNMNDAHIYCTEEQFADEFRAVNDMYLKYFKIFGLEKYQMRFSTHDPKRLGEKFVNEPELWKKTEDMVRKVLIESGINFVEVANEAAFYGPKIDVQVWSAIGREFTIATNQVDFAVPAKFGLTYKDRDNTNKTPLCIHRAPLGTHERFIGFLIEHYAGNFPLWLAPDQVRVITIGDDDKLVGHAKAIVNELRGKMVRAEGDYGAEPIKAKIQNAEHAKVHTMLVLGTRELENDSVAIRLHGKGNVGTKPTNEAIADIVASITERRANPVHTAAPAQKAQ; from the coding sequence ATGCAAGACGAACGTAAGACTCTCGACGAACGCAACAAGATGTCCGATCTGGAGCGCCTCCGGCACTCCTGCGCCCATGTGCTCGCCACCGCCATCCTGCGCCTCTGGCCGGATGCCCAGTTCGCCTACGGCCCGCCCGTCGAGAACGGCTTCTACTACGATGTCCTCCTCACCCACCGCATCACGCCGGAAGACTTTCCGGCCATCGAAGCGGAGATGAAAAAGGAGACGAAGGCGAACAACGTCTTCCAGAAGATCGTCGTCACCCGCGAGCAAGCCATCAAGGATGCCCAGAGCGGCCGCCTTGGTGCGCTCACCGAACGTGGCACCGTCAGCACCTTCAAGCTGGACCTGCTAAACAGCATCCCGGAAGGCGAAGCGATCTCCTATTACCAGAACGGCGACTTCATCGACCTCTGCGCCGGGCCGCACGTCATGCGCACGGGCAACATCGGCGCGTTCAAGCTCACGAACGTGGCCAGCGCCTACTACAAGGGCGATGAGAAGAACCCGCAGCTCCAGCGCATCTACGGCACCGCCTTCAAGAACAAGACGGAGATGGAAGCCTACTTCAACATGATTGAAGAGGCCAAGAAGCGCGACCATCGGAAGATCGGCCAGGAAATGGGCCTCTTCTCCATGGACCCGGACTTCACCGGCCCCGGCCTGCCCCTCTGGCTGCCCAAAGGCACCGCCATCGTGGAAGAACTGGAAAAGCTCGCGAAAGAAACCGAATTCGCCGCCGGCTACGTGCGCGTAAAAACGCCGCATCTGGCCCGCGAGAAGATGTACAAGACGTCCGGCCATTTGCCATATTATGCGGAGAGCATGTTTCCGCCGATGGTGATGGATGAGTTTTCCTCGAAGCGTAGAGAACTCGAGGCCAAAAAGAATGAAGCTGGTAAAGCTGTCTATGGTTGGGCTGGAAGCCAGATAACTGACGCAATGGCCAAGGAGGGAGAACCTAATGCGTTGATGGACCAGATTATTGCGGAACATCAGCACATGAACAAGCTGCCAGATAATGTTTCATCTTCATTAAACGATTTGCGTTCCTCCAATCGTGCATTGCGTGAGCTTCCTTTAGCTGAGACTTACTACCTCAAAGCGATGAACTGCCCGCATCACCATCGCGTGTTTGCGGCAGAACCCAAGAGCTATCGCGATCTCCCCCTGCGCCTCGCGGAATACGGCACCTGCTATCGCTTCGAGCAGTCCGGTGAATTGTTCGGCCTCATGCGCGTTCGTTCCATGAACATGAACGATGCGCACATCTATTGCACCGAGGAACAGTTCGCCGACGAGTTCCGGGCGGTGAATGACATGTATCTGAAATACTTCAAGATCTTCGGTCTGGAGAAATATCAGATGCGTTTCAGCACGCACGATCCCAAACGCCTCGGCGAGAAGTTCGTCAACGAACCCGAGCTGTGGAAGAAGACGGAAGACATGGTGCGCAAGGTGCTTATCGAGTCCGGCATCAACTTCGTGGAAGTGGCGAATGAAGCCGCCTTCTACGGCCCGAAGATCGACGTGCAAGTCTGGAGCGCCATCGGCCGCGAATTCACTATCGCCACGAACCAGGTGGATTTCGCCGTGCCCGCCAAGTTCGGCCTCACTTACAAAGACCGCGACAACACGAACAAGACCCCGCTGTGCATCCATCGCGCCCCGTTGGGCACGCATGAGCGTTTCATCGGCTTCCTCATCGAGCATTACGCCGGCAACTTCCCGCTCTGGCTCGCACCCGATCAAGTCCGCGTCATCACCATCGGTGATGACGACAAACTCGTCGGCCACGCCAAAGCCATCGTGAACGAACTCCGCGGCAAGATGGTCCGTGCCGAAGGCGATTACGGCGCCGAACCCATCAAGGCCAAGATCCAAAACGCCGAGCACGCCAAGGTCCACACCATGCTCGTCCTCGGCACCCGCGAACTGGAAAACGACAGCGTCGCCATCCGCCTCCACGGCAAAGGCAACGTCGGCACCAAGCCGACGAATGAGGCCATCGCGGATATCGTGGCCTCCATCACCGAGCGTCGCGCCAATCCGGTGCATACGGCTGCGCCTGCTCAGAAAGCTCAATAG